A window of Bacillus sp. E(2018) contains these coding sequences:
- a CDS encoding response regulator, with translation MNNFRFGIRQKIITGYIVIIICLIAAILAVTNQLDTMKSERNFIIQHDFAVRDLTSQIEKDLLKMETNKRAYIITGDESYLQLYNEASSQWSKDYNTLNQLLSDNPSQQKRIAEINENIQNWVAVAGDPPIQMKQQNDTAGIAEFFKQDPGKSQTEKVLQQFDSFRNTEKDLTQKRADNLNEQNRYLEIGLFSLLAFVVLVSTALAWVISGSIIKTIKEVVGTIRAMTTGGNLSSRIHVKSNDEIRDLGEATNELLNSFEERDWLQRSVTDVVSKNQGVSSLETLAEIFLSATAQITESSYGAFYIKEGKDENVRFVKKGAFADTAADVGRASFKLGQGLIGQCALEKRVQVIDRLEGEYTLISSGLGETKPNSIMIAPIVHEGEIVAVIELASLSSYSNQHIVFIEKVLETFGLTINRVIDRMEIARLLSESQAMTEELQAQSEELQTQSEELQMQSEELQMINEQLESRSQDAEEKSKALEIAKKELEEKAKQLETGSKYKSEFLANMSHELRTPLNSILILSEMLAENGNQSLSEEELEFARVIHSSGQDLLNLINDILDLSKVEAGKLEIMLSEVNLSEFPSNLERNFTHIADKKNLNFTINMAPDVPPLLQTDEKRFQQIVKNLLSNAFKFTEKGSVSVSVKKVQTDVIYTGVDYWLEVAIKDTGIGIPKEKHELIFQAFQQGDGATIRKFGGTGLGLSISSEFAKLLGGRLQLQSEEGKGSTFKLLIPSISDESVSVQTFLGASAEVATALEQSSTSVAVAEAPITAKIVPAEPETEQPSITVDEENVFYGKTVLITDDDNRNIFALKTALEQKGMNILIANNGMECLDVLDANKKIDLILMDIMMPEMDGYETMQRIRGTGEHKDLPIIALTAKAMKNDREKCLEAGASDYISKPLKLEQLFSVMHVWMTK, from the coding sequence ATGAATAATTTTAGATTCGGGATTCGCCAGAAGATTATTACTGGCTATATTGTGATCATTATCTGTTTAATTGCTGCTATTCTTGCGGTAACGAATCAGTTGGACACAATGAAGAGTGAGAGGAATTTTATTATCCAGCATGATTTTGCGGTTCGAGATCTGACTAGTCAGATTGAAAAAGATCTCTTAAAAATGGAAACCAACAAGCGTGCCTACATCATTACAGGAGATGAAAGCTACCTTCAGCTTTATAATGAAGCGAGCTCTCAATGGTCAAAAGACTACAACACGCTGAACCAACTTTTATCGGATAATCCAAGTCAGCAAAAGAGAATTGCTGAGATCAATGAAAACATTCAAAATTGGGTTGCTGTTGCGGGTGATCCACCGATTCAAATGAAACAGCAGAATGACACGGCGGGTATTGCTGAGTTTTTCAAACAAGATCCAGGAAAATCACAGACAGAAAAAGTACTACAGCAGTTTGATTCATTTCGTAATACTGAAAAAGATCTTACACAAAAACGTGCGGATAATCTAAACGAACAAAATCGATACTTAGAGATCGGTCTTTTTAGTTTGCTTGCGTTCGTTGTTCTAGTCTCAACGGCTCTTGCATGGGTGATTTCAGGTTCCATCATTAAAACGATAAAAGAAGTTGTCGGAACGATTCGCGCCATGACAACAGGTGGGAACTTAAGCAGCCGAATTCATGTAAAATCGAACGATGAGATTCGTGATTTAGGAGAAGCGACGAACGAATTGTTGAATTCTTTTGAAGAACGTGACTGGCTGCAGCGAAGTGTAACGGATGTTGTAAGTAAGAACCAAGGGGTATCATCGCTTGAAACGCTTGCGGAAATCTTCCTTTCTGCCACGGCGCAGATTACAGAATCGTCGTATGGTGCTTTTTATATTAAGGAAGGAAAAGACGAAAACGTTCGATTTGTTAAAAAAGGAGCGTTCGCCGATACAGCTGCAGATGTTGGACGAGCTAGCTTTAAGCTAGGACAAGGTCTCATCGGACAATGTGCACTGGAAAAACGAGTTCAAGTGATTGACAGACTCGAAGGAGAGTATACGCTCATCTCTTCTGGACTCGGAGAAACAAAACCAAACAGCATCATGATTGCACCGATCGTACACGAAGGCGAGATTGTAGCGGTCATTGAGCTAGCGAGCCTTAGCTCATACAGCAACCAGCACATTGTGTTTATTGAAAAAGTACTTGAAACATTCGGACTCACGATCAACCGAGTGATTGATCGAATGGAGATTGCAAGACTGTTATCTGAATCACAAGCGATGACAGAAGAACTACAGGCGCAATCGGAAGAGCTGCAAACGCAATCGGAAGAATTACAGATGCAGTCGGAAGAGCTTCAGATGATCAACGAGCAGCTTGAATCACGTTCACAAGACGCCGAGGAGAAATCAAAAGCACTTGAGATCGCGAAAAAAGAGCTTGAAGAGAAAGCGAAACAGCTTGAGACTGGTTCAAAATACAAATCAGAGTTTTTAGCGAACATGTCTCACGAATTGAGAACGCCGCTTAACAGCATCTTGATTCTATCTGAGATGCTTGCTGAAAACGGCAACCAATCACTTTCAGAAGAAGAGCTAGAGTTCGCGCGAGTGATTCATTCATCCGGACAGGATCTTCTTAATTTGATCAACGATATTTTAGATTTATCAAAAGTAGAAGCAGGTAAACTGGAGATCATGCTTAGTGAGGTAAACCTCAGTGAGTTCCCGAGTAACTTGGAAAGAAACTTTACCCATATCGCGGATAAAAAGAACCTGAACTTTACGATTAATATGGCACCAGACGTGCCACCACTCCTACAAACAGACGAAAAACGATTTCAGCAGATCGTTAAAAACCTGCTGTCTAACGCGTTTAAGTTTACGGAGAAAGGCTCAGTCTCTGTTAGCGTGAAAAAAGTACAAACCGATGTGATCTACACCGGTGTTGATTATTGGTTAGAAGTAGCGATAAAGGATACCGGAATCGGCATACCGAAAGAAAAGCACGAACTCATTTTCCAAGCGTTCCAGCAAGGGGATGGAGCAACGATTCGTAAGTTTGGCGGAACTGGCCTTGGTTTATCGATCAGCAGTGAGTTTGCAAAACTTTTAGGTGGTAGATTGCAGCTGCAAAGTGAAGAAGGAAAAGGAAGTACGTTTAAACTGCTGATTCCTAGTATCTCGGATGAAAGTGTTTCTGTTCAAACCTTCCTTGGCGCATCAGCTGAAGTAGCAACTGCCCTTGAGCAGTCCAGCACCTCGGTAGCTGTGGCAGAAGCACCAATCACGGCTAAAATCGTACCGGCAGAGCCAGAAACCGAACAACCATCGATTACAGTTGATGAAGAGAACGTGTTCTATGGCAAAACGGTTTTGATTACAGATGACGATAATCGAAACATTTTTGCGTTAAAAACAGCTCTTGAACAAAAAGGAATGAACATACTGATCGCCAATAACGGTATGGAGTGTCTTGATGTTCTTGATGCGAACAAAAAGATTGATTTGATCTTGATGGATATAATGATGCCTGAGATGGATGGCTACGAAACGATGCAGCGCATTCGCGGAACGGGTGAACACAAGGACCTGCCGATCATTGCGCTAACGGCAAAAGCGATGAAGAACGATCGTGAAAAGTGCCTAGAAGCAGGAGCGTCTGATTATATCAGCAAACCGCTGAAGCTCGAGCAGCTCTTTTCTGTGATGCACGTTTGGATGACAAAGTGA
- a CDS encoding 5-oxoprolinase subunit PxpA produces MSIIDINCDMGESFGAYKLGTDEEILKYITSANIACGFHAGDPATMRKTVKLALDHEVGIGVHPGLPDLAGFGRRNIDISAQEAYEMVVYQIGSLWGFVKAEGGKIQHVKPHGALYNMAAVNRELSEAIAEAVYKVNPELILFGLAGSELVSAGEKIGLRTASEVFADRSYQQDRTLTSRKLPHAVITDDDAAVAQVIRMAKEGKVMTQQDVDVDIKADTVCIHGDGAHALSFAKKIRQTLEDSGISVRKIGESI; encoded by the coding sequence ATGAGTATTATTGATATTAACTGTGATATGGGTGAGAGTTTTGGGGCTTACAAACTTGGAACAGACGAAGAGATTTTAAAGTACATAACGTCAGCAAACATCGCATGCGGTTTTCATGCGGGGGATCCTGCGACGATGAGAAAAACCGTTAAATTAGCATTAGACCATGAAGTTGGCATCGGTGTTCATCCAGGATTGCCTGATCTAGCTGGATTCGGCCGTCGCAACATCGACATCTCTGCTCAAGAAGCGTATGAAATGGTGGTTTATCAGATCGGGTCATTGTGGGGATTCGTGAAGGCGGAAGGCGGAAAGATTCAACACGTGAAACCGCATGGTGCACTTTACAACATGGCAGCTGTGAATCGTGAACTGTCAGAAGCGATTGCCGAAGCCGTTTACAAAGTGAACCCTGAGCTTATTTTGTTTGGACTTGCAGGGAGTGAGCTCGTTTCAGCAGGTGAAAAGATCGGCTTGCGAACAGCATCTGAAGTTTTCGCTGATCGATCGTATCAGCAAGATCGCACGCTTACTTCCCGCAAACTGCCACATGCGGTGATCACGGATGATGATGCAGCTGTCGCACAAGTAATCCGTATGGCAAAAGAGGGAAAAGTGATGACGCAGCAAGATGTTGACGTCGATATTAAAGCCGATACGGTTTGCATCCACGGCGATGGTGCACATGCACTGAGTTTTGCGAAGAAAATCAGACAAACGTTAGAGGATTCAGGGATTTCTGTTCGTAAAATCGGAGAAAGTATTTAA
- a CDS encoding glycerate kinase encodes MKIVIAPDSFKESMTAGEVGRAVEAGFIKTFPHAQYVHVPVGDGGEGTVTSVVDATGGEMVEVKATGPLGEKVNAFYGITGDGKTAVIEMAAASGLHLVPREKRNPCVTTTRGTGELILDALDRGIERIVLGLGGSATNDGGAGMASALGVKFLNVNGDELPAGGEVLRELLTIDVSGLDARLQSVKIDVACDVTNPLTGPLGASAVFGPQKGATPEMVGILDESLKRYAEVVERNLGVAVDKLPGAGAAGGLGAGVVAFLDGKLQSGIDLVLDVIDFEDVVQDADLVIVGEGRIDSQTIHGKAPVGVAKRAKVVVEGVPVVAIAGSIGPDYEAVYNHGIDAVFSVMNGVVTLEEALLHGATNVEKTAENIARVIHLKIN; translated from the coding sequence TTGAAGATTGTCATCGCTCCTGATTCATTTAAAGAAAGTATGACAGCGGGAGAAGTCGGTAGAGCAGTGGAAGCTGGTTTTATAAAGACGTTTCCACACGCTCAATATGTTCACGTGCCTGTTGGCGACGGGGGAGAAGGAACGGTTACATCGGTTGTTGATGCGACAGGCGGCGAAATGGTCGAAGTGAAGGCAACAGGTCCGCTCGGTGAAAAAGTAAATGCGTTTTACGGCATAACAGGTGATGGAAAGACGGCAGTGATCGAGATGGCTGCCGCTTCTGGTCTTCATCTTGTTCCGAGAGAGAAGCGGAATCCTTGTGTGACCACAACACGCGGAACAGGTGAACTGATTCTCGATGCTCTGGATCGAGGAATAGAGCGAATCGTACTCGGTCTTGGTGGGTCTGCAACAAATGACGGTGGTGCCGGCATGGCTTCCGCACTTGGTGTTAAGTTTTTGAATGTGAACGGGGATGAATTGCCTGCTGGTGGTGAAGTGCTTCGTGAACTTCTGACCATTGATGTTTCTGGACTAGATGCTAGACTGCAGTCAGTGAAGATAGATGTGGCGTGTGATGTAACAAATCCGTTAACGGGACCGCTTGGGGCTTCGGCTGTTTTTGGGCCGCAAAAAGGTGCGACACCAGAGATGGTTGGTATCTTAGATGAAAGTTTAAAACGATACGCTGAAGTGGTAGAGCGAAATCTTGGCGTTGCAGTGGATAAGTTGCCTGGGGCTGGTGCTGCAGGAGGGCTTGGTGCTGGGGTTGTAGCGTTTTTAGATGGAAAGTTGCAGAGCGGAATTGATCTTGTGCTTGATGTAATCGATTTTGAAGATGTGGTTCAGGATGCCGATCTTGTGATTGTTGGAGAAGGGCGGATTGATTCTCAAACCATTCATGGGAAAGCGCCAGTTGGTGTAGCGAAACGAGCCAAGGTGGTTGTGGAAGGTGTACCCGTTGTTGCGATTGCTGGCAGCATCGGTCCTGATTATGAAGCGGTGTATAATCACGGAATTGATGCTGTTTTTAGCGTAATGAACGGTGTGGTGACGTTAGAGGAAGCATTGCTGCATGGAGCGACTAATGTGGAAAAAACAGCGGAAAACATTGCGCGTGTGATACATTTGAAAATAAATTAG
- a CDS encoding NlpC/P60 family protein, which yields MRFKANRLLAIIGCFLLAIVPLYPNIYNQSANALENKNLVNQSLKLLGTPYKIGGEDQSGFDSSGFIQHVFKETHNILMPRTISEQSKVGKIVKIKDLKQGDLVFFGRESNKKMATHAGVYIGSNRFINAQTKKGVIMSNLKDSYWQKSFIEARRVTLDLKNIKTLSVAEESLHYLGFSYKAGGDTVKGFDSSGFVQYVFENSIYLNLPRTIDKQWKFGKPVKEDEVNVGDLLYFFNDKKDKISHVGLYLGNDQFISATVSNGVVISYWQKSDYWKSKYAGARRFQISNNHVSTIEEAKKYLGTPYIFGGETKAGFDCSGLVKFVHDHSTNIKLPRTAEKQWSVGTEITRDRIQPGDVVFFSNTYKEGISHNGIYIGENQFLHANRSKNVVVSYLEDTYWKEKLTGIKRFSE from the coding sequence ATGAGGTTTAAGGCGAATCGTTTATTGGCCATAATCGGATGTTTCTTATTGGCTATCGTTCCATTATATCCTAATATTTACAATCAAAGTGCCAATGCATTGGAGAATAAAAATCTAGTAAACCAATCACTGAAATTACTTGGTACACCCTATAAGATAGGTGGAGAAGATCAGAGTGGTTTTGATAGTTCTGGATTCATACAACATGTTTTTAAGGAAACTCATAACATTTTAATGCCTAGAACCATATCTGAACAAAGTAAGGTAGGGAAGATCGTTAAGATAAAGGACTTAAAACAAGGTGATTTAGTGTTTTTTGGGAGAGAAAGCAATAAAAAGATGGCTACTCATGCTGGAGTTTATATTGGTTCCAATCGCTTTATAAATGCACAGACCAAAAAAGGTGTAATCATGAGTAATCTGAAAGATTCTTATTGGCAGAAGAGTTTTATAGAAGCGAGACGTGTTACGTTAGATCTGAAGAACATAAAAACATTATCAGTGGCAGAAGAGTCACTGCACTATTTAGGCTTTTCTTATAAAGCTGGAGGAGACACTGTCAAAGGGTTTGATAGCTCTGGTTTTGTTCAGTATGTTTTTGAGAACTCGATATATTTAAACCTTCCAAGAACCATTGATAAGCAGTGGAAGTTTGGTAAGCCAGTTAAAGAAGATGAGGTAAACGTAGGGGACTTATTGTATTTTTTTAATGATAAAAAGGACAAAATCTCACATGTAGGGTTATATCTTGGCAACGATCAATTTATCTCTGCTACAGTGTCAAACGGTGTTGTGATATCTTACTGGCAGAAGAGCGATTACTGGAAAAGTAAATATGCAGGCGCGCGTCGATTCCAAATTTCAAATAATCATGTGTCAACAATTGAAGAAGCAAAAAAATATTTGGGCACTCCCTATATCTTTGGAGGAGAGACGAAAGCTGGATTTGATTGTTCAGGATTAGTAAAGTTTGTCCACGATCATTCAACGAATATCAAATTACCCCGCACAGCAGAAAAACAGTGGTCTGTCGGAACTGAGATTACAAGAGATCGAATACAGCCTGGAGATGTTGTTTTCTTTAGCAACACGTACAAAGAGGGAATTTCTCATAACGGCATATATATAGGAGAGAATCAATTTCTACATGCCAATCGATCCAAAAATGTAGTTGTCTCTTATTTAGAAGATACTTACTGGAAGGAAAAATTGACGGGTATAAAGAGGTTCAGCGAGTAA
- a CDS encoding CapE family protein, which yields MKTVKKLMGFILPVVIILGLLQIMSTFKRSEVLSTDEKKVIDGFENLSEDLELNYTKVTGNDVRVFNSKGEILFQTSLNDWNKKLVSYQKKFNLETIEKDG from the coding sequence ATGAAAACAGTAAAGAAGTTAATGGGCTTTATACTGCCTGTGGTTATCATTCTTGGATTGCTACAAATCATGTCAACGTTTAAAAGAAGTGAAGTATTAAGTACTGATGAAAAAAAAGTAATTGATGGATTTGAAAATCTATCAGAGGACCTTGAATTAAATTATACAAAGGTAACAGGTAACGATGTAAGAGTTTTTAATTCGAAAGGAGAAATTCTTTTTCAAACATCATTAAACGATTGGAATAAAAAGCTTGTATCCTATCAAAAGAAATTCAATCTAGAAACGATAGAAAAAGACGGCTAA